In the genome of Primulina eburnea isolate SZY01 chromosome 13, ASM2296580v1, whole genome shotgun sequence, the window AGTGTCTctctagggcggtcaaaagtgaccgccccagcgagaatgTTGGTCCAGCCGAGGAGTTGTTGCgtgaacctctcgctagggcggtcattTTCGAAACCAAAGACGCGGCCAaggatttttattcgagaaccactcgccccagcggtcaaaacataccgccctagcgagacgcgATATTCAGCGAGATCTTGGAAGATTTGTTTCTAATTTGAGGGACTCTATCCAAGACAAAAACGACACacacgagattgggcgccgTTGATCATCACTTTTTCAGAGGGAGACcatcatattttcatcttttttttggaggggagagcactgtagcaggcgatagctcaacggaaccggaacaagaactctacagcgttttctctttactcttttattgtagttaggatttaggggatccgaccccgaaccgttgtttgattatttaattctcgacttttgattcattcttgattgtgctattattttacattgaattgttaaagcctagctaactttaataatatctaatattgtgggtgagttcgagagaataacttgcgataggaacaagtagcataatctgtggatctacaatttacatagagatatgaagttggatacacgttggtagtcatagtccagtagagcgaaaactaagggatttcatagatcgacatgcaattcaccgttagtaaataataaaagagattttattattctttcgtgtagaattagtttagcatagctcgagatagtatgttaattgcttaggaaatcctgtcaaaagcgtaaatcagtgtcgatattaatcaattaaattaacgacgggtaggtgaaccgagatcctaacactcgcttatttattattttagtttatattatttttaatgtgtttgtttcaatttagtgttttagtattaatttagttaataagtaattcaattgtcgttttaattaattaaagaatttaatttaaagtaaatttgtctaatcaatctctgtgggatcgatactcgtactcttatacgttttactataacttgacatcgtgcacttgcgattatttcgagcctgaatttttatttatttttattggagattttactgtgcaagttttgctcgatcaataaGCATGCCTGATATTATACAGTATGTAATCTTAGGGTTTGATATTTGTTGAACGTAGACATTTATTTGTCTACGTGGATTAATTTGTGACATTGTATAAACATCGATGCGTGGAGATAGAAACATAATTTATACATACATATTTTTTGTACATATGTATCGTTGATGTATGACATGACATTATATTACATGTTGAGCCTTGATTCTATTGATGACCATTTTTCGTGTATATGATCGATGTGATTGTTTGGATGATACGGAGCTGCGACTAGGCCGAGAGATGTTGCAAGCCAATAAGGCACATTATATCCTTAATCTCTGGCGAGTTGACTGGCACATGGCAGTAGACTGGTATATGAGTGGTTACTACGACAATGTAGCCGAGTCTTGCCTGTTGCTCAAGCTGTTGCTGTACTGCATTTACTGATAGTGTAGTTATCATTATTTCATTTACCCATTCAtgtgtgtttactgatcatgaATTACATCCACATATCATGCATTACGTTACATGATGTTTTTATTTGGTTTTATCATAGTTGGTTATTACTCACCCTCTCGGGGATGGTTATTATTTTGTGTGTGGATGGTATTCAGGTAATCATGTCATTAATAGTTTTACTTAGTGAGGAAGGAAGTGAGACAtctcatgtgattatgtatgtAAATGAGATTCATATGCTAGTTGAAGAAATTACGTATGAGTTTCCTGGACTTCTAGTAGAAGAGAGTATAGAGCTGTCTGCGGCGTCCATTCCAGTGAGAGTGACTTGGAGTTTACACATTCCTGTGTACCGGTCAATTCACCAGAGATTACAGACATACTGCGCTCTATCGGCCTACAACATCTCTCGAGCTATTCGCAGCCCCGTATCATTCCCAAAAATCATCTCGAATCATACACACGAAAAATGGTCATAAATAGAATCAAGGCTCAACATGTAATGCAATGTCGTGCCATGCATCAATGCTAcatatatatgaaaaatatgTGTGTAAATTATGTTTTATTTCCACGCATCGATAGTTATACAATGTCACAAATTAATCCACGTAGACaaataaatatcatataatCCACATTCAACAAATATCAAATACTATGATTACATATGGCATATTATCCGATAATAACatacttttttttttcgaaTTACTTGAGGTATATACCGAGCTTGTAAATAACGATAACTCTAAAGAATGCCACaaattcatttatttatatCATAATTCGTAGttcattttattaaatataaaatttatattttctataAGAATCACTTTTTTAATTTAACTGGTTATAAGTGATGAACCATTTAAGTTAGcatgattaaaataatatatttgtaaAATCAAAGTGTaactttattaaatttatttgcataataatataattataatgtcCATAATGAGACATAATGATTGTTTAGGAGATAATTGATAGACAagcatatatttttttaaaagtttgaAGTGACATTTATTGTATTATATTGCATTTACCTTTTCGCTATACAtgcataattattatttttattgtattagTGTGCACATATATATGTACAcgtaatatatttataatatttacctaaattatattatacaatatttatatatataaaagtatatattaattaatctttattatcattttattttttttggtcTGACAGATATATTTAGGCATTACTCCTtaataatacaaaaaataaattattattacttTCAACTTACACGagcaaataaaattttgttcgaattttatattttttttgtgttttgtaaAAACTGTTTAAACAATTTAAACCTTGTAAAAATTAGtcatacaattaaaatataatatttatttttttaaaaaataaatattcttctaTCAAAGATAACATGCATGAACTCTTGATTTTTCTGTATTTACAAATTAgaatgttgatttttattttattttattttaatcgtTTTTTTTAGCAACTTTTCAACTCTACTTGAGGgcgttttattttttgtttatttttcgtTAGAATTAAATGTTACAATTAATTTTATACATTAAAAATTAAAACTCACAAAAGGAAATGCaaaatcccaaaaaatattttttattatatatatatatatatatatatataaatctatAATAAAACAAGAAAactattataaaattttaaggtaaaaacttgtgtgagacgatatcaaatatcgtattttgtgagacagatctcttatttgggtcatccatgaaaaatattactttttgaaaaaaacttggatgagacgatctcacgagtcgtatttgtgagacaaatatctcaTTTGAgcaatccatgaaaaaaaatattattttttatgactaacgtattacattttattgttaatatcggtaggctgatccgtctcataagagacctactcttactttttatgctaacaatattatttttattttgaatattagtAGGATTGatccgtttcacagataaaaattcgtgagatcatctcacaagaaattttaaaatctattcaaatcttttggctaaatacttaaataaaataaatatttacaaTGTGTAAATATTCTTTTGGGCATAGTTTGGACtttggtacatgggataagagagagattgataaataatcctccttatcccatgtttggtacctttttaaaaagctcatgataatatcatgggtccttgataaataattttttagaaggataaaatatccctaataaaaggtgtgataattttaatcaaatgataaaatacactacaaatgacttaattaccctcaatttataatgatttttttataaatctatcctagtaggtagaaattaaaatcaaataaatattttatttatttttatatattatataatatgataattatataaataatttcgtgataattatataaataatttttataaatctcaataaaattattattatcactcgattaaccttaaaagttgatatttgacttgactcaaaaaatcaaaggctcaattatcatattatataatatataaaattaggtaaaaataaataaatcatacaaGTACTATCGACACATGtacagataaaaaatatgaactcaagcaacaactttgaaattataaaatttattatgataaagttaattttgtcattacaatctaatatataaatttaatcactcttattaaaatcataccaaacattaaatataatatccttcATCTTATTTATACTtaacttattattatattatatatcaatgTTTATCCTATAATGTGTACCAAACTGTGCCTTGATCGAAGGTTTGCATTTCGGACACCTGGGCCACTCTCTACGTCTAAACCCTAGGCGCCGCTGCCGCTTCTGTGTTCGCCGTTCCGACCACACTATTCTGTTATTTTTTTTCTGAGAAGAATGTGtggttattttatattatatttttaatttaaatgtaaGACTCCACCTTATCTCTCACTTCCCTAACCATTCTCCTTTCGCTCCTGAGTTGCTGATTATTGAAGGGGAAATTAATCGTATGTCTCTTCTTTCGATTCTCAATCTGTGATTTTGTTCGCTCATCAATCtctgatgtttttttttttgcgttGCATCCACAGGTATCTATCGGGATGGGTGGGAGTCAGGGCATTACAGCTGGTGTGTGCGCGGTGATTATAGTAATGTTTATTGGTCTCGAAATGCTTCTTCATAAATTTGGAACGTTATGAAACTTACTTggttttggttttatttttggtatttgattcatgtttttcAGTAATTATTGCCCAAATCTTTGTTGTTTCGTTTGGAGACTTGCATATTTGGTTACACCTCATCCTCTATTCAAAGTTAAGTTACAGTATTTCCTCGGTTTTTTAGgtttttattttatcattttactTTTTCAATGGAATACGAATATATGATTACATGGTATCATCGAATCATTGCATTCGTACACCATTTTGAACTTTTCTATAAGTTTTGAGATGAAAGTAGCCCAAAAGACCCAAGTAACTTTTCCTTGGGAATGATCCTTTTTTGTAGTTTTCAAGTTATTATCTTTAGTTTTTTTTCGAAGAATCCATTTCATCCAAAAAACGTTTTTTTCTCTGGATATTTTTGTATGTTTGTGTGTAATAAATACAATGGCAGCTCGACTTAGGAGGTAGCAAGAAACAAGGCTCTGGCTCTACTCTGCCTGGTTTAGATTCAAATTCTAGATGCAGTTAGTTTTTTACCATATGTCTGGTTTTGGCTCGGATTTGTATGGATTTCatatttcaagacatgtcagttggtgaatttttattttgttactaAGATTTGCTTTGGATCCACTATGTTATGTGCTCCAAACTATTGGAGGTTAATTTGTTGTTTTGTGGTGTTACACagatttaattcaaataaacTCGAATGAAGGTTCGAATCACTCGAATTTTGAGTAATAGTTCAATTATGCTTGCACCAAGGTTCGAACAACTCGAGCTTGAGCCAAAATTACTTGTATTTTTGAACCTTAAATCGAATTGGAATATCATACATATTTTGAGCTTGAACTTGAATACcactatttttttatttcaatgcTCGGTTCATTTACACCCTAATTTGGATACGGTTATAGAGATCTTGGTCCTGATTGAGTATGTCGTTACGTTTGTGTTTGTGTATAGTTtgcttttctcttcttttttttttattcaaaaaaactAATTGTGTAGTTGGATCTTAAAAGGCACGAGTTTTTACGAGAAACGTGACAAACCAAGCACGCATCTCTAATCCGATCTGGCCCTGCACTACGAAATTAGTATCATCTCCGTAAAAGCTTGATAAACATATGTTAATGGCTCCAATTGCAGCTTCAGTGGCTCAATTTCCCGCTTCTTTTGCTTCTTCCTTCTCTTCGAGTAAGCTATTTCTTCATCTTCTCTATCTCTCCCCGTATTGTTGGCTCAATATGTTCTCTGTAggactttttggagttgttgtgTCTGTTTTTGATATGCCTGGATTCTGATTCAGTTTGAGATTATACAAACAAACTATTTGTCCATGTAAAATCAATATTGAAATTTTATCTTTGAAAGTTTTTCCATGGACCGTTAGTTttagaatttatattatatgtgCTGCAATTAGTCGTTGAAAATGGGAAAATAAATGAATTGTGGAAATTATAAAACTTGGGCACATGTATTTATTCCTTTAACTTTGGCACGCCATTCTAAATCTTGTACATCCAATGTGAAATCATTAATGCGTCTTTTGAATGAATGTGTTTTGCTTTTTGACTATTTGCTTGAGAAAATGACGGTttagaatttgttttttttaagagatcttatttattattttttatcccCAGCTGGGAAAATAGATCTCTATCTCAGCTGTGTTTGAGGCACTCGAGCTTTATGATGTTTAGCACTAATAGTATTCTAAATTTAGTAAGGGTCCTAATGGCCTTTAACATGCATGTTCTTCAACTTGGGGacattattgtaaatatgaaagATTAAATTTTGGGCTTATTTCTTCTTTTACTGCGGTCAAAAATTACAATCAAACaggatttaaatttaaagagtAATAGTAGTTTATGAAGCACAGAAAAGGGGGCCACACAGCGTGTACATGTTTAAACGATACAAGGAGAGGGAGAGGTGTGATGTGATATAAACTCCAATCTCTCTACATTTACCTCCTTCACATGATTTTGTTATATTGATTGTTGCACTTTGATTTTCTGACATCGCATTACCGTTATCTTTTGTTTCATTTCAAGGTAAGTCCTATAACGTTGTCAGCCATTTTGGCCTACCAAATTTGCCATTACCAGGAAACCAAAGTGGAATGGTTAAGAAATCTCTCAGAGTGCGTTCATTATTTGTTGGAAAGAAGGATAATGATGATAACAGTGACAATAGTTCTTCCAAGGTACTAGTAGAAAATGGTGGTTATACATAATTAAGGTTTGCTTGGTTTTGTTTTCAGAATTTTATACAAGCATTTTGAGAGAATGTTTGGTGTATGGTTTGGGCAAGAACTATGTGTTTGGTTTGTCTTGAGGAAATGTTATTGTTAATGTATGTGTCAAATCACATTAGAAATCGTTAGATAAAATTATTTAGAAATTTAAGAATAGAATGTTTCGCAATACAATGTAATAAATTAGTagaatattttttgaaattgaTGAAAATTTTAGTCAAAAGCAATGATTATGTCAGGGAATCTAAAACGAGGGTAATgtgtttttgaaaatgaaataaaggTGAAAATTagcttttgtttttgtttcggGAAATAAAAAACTATTTCCCTAACACGAAAATCAAGCAAGGCCTGGTATCTTTGAAAAATGACTTATTATATTGTATTTAGTTGAGAGTTGAGACCATCCATGAAGAATGATGCCTTTCAGGGGATAACTTAACTTAATACCTGTGAACTGTCAAGAATATCATACCTTACTTGAGCCATTTTTTGGGCAATTCATTCAATTTTCAATATTCCTTTTGTTCGTTTTCATCTTTTCGTATATTGAGTTTCTTGCGATGAAGTTGTCATGTGCATGTATTTtgtatacgttgtttatatTTCTTCTGATTTGGTTTAATGTTGACCATTCAACTCGCCATTTTCTGCTCATAGAGCTCTAATAGAATGTTTATGCTCTATAAAAATAGGCTGGAATCTTAGGAAACATGCAGAATTTATATGAGACAGTAAAAAAGGCGCAGATGGTTGTCCAAGTTGAGGCGGTAAAAGTGCAAAAGGAACTTGCGGTGTATGTAACTATGGTTCATTTCTACACGTTTTTTATTGCTGCTTGTTGCTTGGATTTGTCAAATTTTACTTCAATGTGTTAATGTATTTGAATATTCTTGTCCTACTTTTAGAGCTGAATTTGATGGTTACTGCGAAGGCGAGCTAATAAAGGTAGATTTAACGTACCATAGTTGTTGAAGATTTGTAGACCTGCTCGGTTTGTTTTGATGAAATCTTTTCCAGGCAACGCTTTCTGGGAACCAACAACCAGTACGCATCGAGATTACCGAGGCTGCCATGGAATTGGGAGCTGAAGTAAGTTTGTCTAGTATACTTATTGGCTTAGTAGGCAAGTCCATTGCCCGTCACTTATATTGTAAATGACAACAAATTCGGACCAGAGCATAACACATATTAGCTCATTATGCTGTCAGATACCTGAAACTCCAATCAATAGTCATTTGATGTTTTTTTTTACAGAAACTCTCTCTTTTGGTCACGGAGGCCTACAAAGACGCCCACCAAAAGAGCATTCAGGTGAAAACTATTACCTGTTTCACTTCTCTTTTCACCTTTATCTGCAAAATCTTGAATCCAAATACCGTATTGTAGTTTgtttaaaacataaaaatattgtaATCTTGCCTCCTATAATCTTGAGCTTTTGGGAAGGTGATTTCTATCGTCGGAGAACGGTCAGAAAATGAAATTGTACAGGTGAAATCCACGGCCTATTTTATTATAGGGTCTCAAGTAGTTATTTCTGGGTGGGTGGTGTTGTTCAGTACCCGACCAATATATGCATGTCCGTCTTTAGTGTTAATTTTGAATGTACATTTTCTAGTATCAACTTATAAATTAAGGGGCGTCTTATAGTGTAAAACTATTTTTCTTGTATGAACTTAAACACTGGAGGTAGTCTTATAGCGCTTAGCTATTTTTTCTTGATCCTACTTTCATCgagtttgatttttttgaaaaaaggtGGTTTGTAATAAAGTTCACTGGTGACTTTGGTTTGATGAACAATGCAGGCTATG includes:
- the LOC140809226 gene encoding nucleoid-associated protein At4g30620, chloroplastic-like isoform X1, coding for MLMAPIAASVAQFPASFASSFSSSKSYNVVSHFGLPNLPLPGNQSGMVKKSLRVRSLFVGKKDNDDNSDNSSSKAGILGNMQNLYETVKKAQMVVQVEAVKVQKELAVAEFDGYCEGELIKATLSGNQQPVRIEITEAAMELGAEKLSLLVTEAYKDAHQKSIQAMKERMSNLAQSLGMPPGLTEGLK
- the LOC140809226 gene encoding nucleoid-associated protein At4g30620, chloroplastic-like isoform X2 — its product is MLMAPIAASVAQFPASFASSFSSRNQSGMVKKSLRVRSLFVGKKDNDDNSDNSSSKAGILGNMQNLYETVKKAQMVVQVEAVKVQKELAVAEFDGYCEGELIKATLSGNQQPVRIEITEAAMELGAEKLSLLVTEAYKDAHQKSIQAMKERMSNLAQSLGMPPGLTEGLK